The following are encoded in a window of Lactobacillus acidophilus genomic DNA:
- a CDS encoding cyclophilin-like fold protein codes for MRIFCVTSIKNVPWSLPRSDKQITTQAGDVILYQGKYVVLYYGQNSWNFTRIARIKNVSANEMHRALGNGNVTITYSLGK; via the coding sequence ATGCGGATCTTTTGTGTAACTAGCATTAAAAACGTGCCTTGGTCTTTACCACGAAGTGATAAGCAAATTACTACTCAAGCAGGGGATGTGATTTTGTATCAAGGTAAATACGTAGTTTTGTACTATGGACAAAATTCTTGGAACTTTACTCGCATTGCTCGAATCAAAAATGTTAGCGCAAATGAAATGCACCGCGCTTTAGGCAATGGCAATGTAACAATTACTTACTCACTTGGAAAATAA
- a CDS encoding beta-galactosidase — MTQLSRFLYGGDYNPDQWPEETWSKDIHVFKKADINSATINIFSWALLEPREGKYNFSKLDKVVQQLSDANFDIVMGTATAAMPAWMFKKYPDIARVDYQDRRHVFGQRHNFCPNSSNYQRLAGELVKQLVERYKDNKHIVVWHINNEYGGNCYCENCQNAFRKWLKNKYKTVEGLNKAWNMNVWSHTIYDWDEIVVPNELGDVWGIEGSETIVAGLSIDYLRFQSESMQNLFKMEKKIIKKYDPETPVTTNFHGLPNKMVDYQKWAKGQDIISYDSYPTYDAPAYKAAFLYDLMRSLKHQPFMLMESAPSQVNWQPYSPLKRPGQMEATEFQAVAHGADTVQFFQLKQAVGGSEKFHSAVIAHSQRTDTRVFKELADLGKKLKNAGPTILGSKTKAKVAIVFDWSNFWSYEYVDGITQDLNYVDSILDYYRQFYERNIPTDIIGVDDDFSNYDLVVAPVLYMVKHGLDKKINDYVENGGNFVTTYMSGMVNSSDNVYLGGYPGPLKEVTGIWVEESDAVVPGQKIKVLMNGKDYDTGLICNLIHPNDAKILATYASEFYAGTPAVTENQYGKGRAWYIGTRLEHQGLTQLFNHIIFETGVESLVCDSHKLEITKRVTEDGKELYFVLNMSNEERTLPSKFTGYEDILTGEKAHKDMKGWDVQVLRN, encoded by the coding sequence ATGACACAATTATCACGTTTTCTTTATGGTGGTGATTATAATCCTGACCAATGGCCAGAAGAAACATGGTCGAAAGATATTCACGTATTTAAAAAGGCGGATATTAATTCGGCAACGATTAACATTTTTTCTTGGGCATTGCTTGAACCAAGAGAAGGAAAATATAATTTCTCAAAATTAGATAAAGTTGTACAACAATTATCTGATGCTAACTTTGATATTGTGATGGGAACAGCCACAGCAGCGATGCCAGCTTGGATGTTTAAAAAATATCCCGATATTGCCAGAGTAGATTATCAAGACAGACGTCATGTATTTGGTCAGCGGCATAACTTCTGTCCTAATAGCTCAAATTATCAAAGATTAGCTGGTGAATTAGTAAAGCAGTTAGTTGAACGCTACAAGGATAATAAGCATATCGTAGTTTGGCACATAAACAATGAATATGGTGGCAACTGTTATTGTGAGAATTGTCAAAACGCTTTTAGAAAATGGTTGAAGAATAAATATAAGACCGTTGAAGGTCTTAACAAGGCATGGAATATGAATGTATGGAGCCATACGATTTATGACTGGGATGAAATTGTTGTTCCTAATGAGTTAGGGGATGTATGGGGAATAGAAGGTAGTGAAACTATTGTAGCTGGTCTTTCAATTGATTATCTGCGTTTTCAATCTGAAAGTATGCAAAATCTTTTCAAGATGGAAAAGAAGATTATTAAAAAATATGATCCGGAAACTCCTGTAACGACTAATTTCCATGGTTTGCCTAACAAGATGGTTGATTATCAAAAGTGGGCAAAAGGTCAAGATATTATTTCATATGATAGTTATCCAACTTATGATGCTCCTGCATATAAAGCGGCATTCTTGTATGACTTAATGCGAAGCTTGAAACATCAGCCATTTATGTTAATGGAATCTGCGCCTTCACAAGTTAACTGGCAACCATATAGTCCGCTTAAGCGGCCTGGACAAATGGAAGCAACTGAATTTCAAGCTGTAGCCCATGGTGCTGATACGGTACAATTCTTCCAATTAAAACAAGCAGTTGGTGGCTCCGAAAAATTCCACAGTGCAGTTATTGCTCATTCGCAAAGAACCGATACTAGAGTATTTAAAGAACTAGCTGATTTAGGGAAGAAATTAAAGAATGCTGGACCAACGATTTTAGGGTCAAAGACTAAGGCAAAGGTCGCAATTGTCTTTGATTGGAGTAACTTCTGGTCGTATGAGTATGTGGACGGAATTACTCAAGATTTGAACTATGTAGATTCTATTCTTGATTACTACCGTCAGTTCTATGAACGCAATATTCCAACTGACATCATTGGTGTAGACGATGACTTTAGCAACTATGATTTGGTTGTAGCGCCTGTGCTTTATATGGTTAAACATGGTCTTGATAAGAAGATCAACGACTATGTTGAAAACGGTGGTAACTTTGTCACTACTTATATGTCAGGCATGGTGAACTCATCAGATAATGTATATCTTGGTGGCTATCCTGGTCCATTGAAGGAAGTTACAGGCATTTGGGTTGAAGAAAGTGATGCAGTAGTCCCAGGACAAAAGATTAAGGTCTTAATGAATGGTAAGGATTATGATACTGGTCTGATCTGTAACTTGATTCATCCAAATGACGCTAAGATTTTGGCAACTTATGCGAGTGAATTTTATGCAGGTACGCCAGCTGTTACCGAAAATCAATATGGCAAAGGTAGGGCTTGGTATATTGGTACAAGGCTTGAACATCAAGGGTTAACTCAATTATTCAATCATATTATTTTTGAAACGGGTGTTGAATCACTGGTTTGCGATAGTCATAAACTAGAAATAACTAAGCGTGTTACTGAAGATGGTAAGGAACTTTACTTTGTGCTTAATATGAGTAATGAAGAAAGAACGTTACCAAGCAAGTTCACAGGTTATGAAGATATTTTAACTGGTGAAAAAGCTCATAAAGATATGAAAGGTTGGGATGTTCAAGTATTGAGAAATTAG
- a CDS encoding aldose epimerase family protein, producing the protein MKTNFVKYERKDNKDLCEITLENDAGMAVKVLNYGATLEKVLLDGENMILSLNSPEDYSKERNFLGGTVGRIAGRVRAGQWKHGNEIHQLPLNDGDNHIHGGIGTDMHVWDFRPSCDSEHARVDLTLFDPDGNNDYPGNLKLHARYELDNENNLHYLLEAVSDKLTIFNPVNHTYFNLGERAEDLNLQMNADYYLPVDEAGLPDRGMAEVAGTAFDFRKTKRIGDALNSDDSQIKLRNGLDHPFILNGNNPAALLSSNKHRLIVKTNAPALVLYAGNHFNHTGIVNNIGQYDGITFEAQCPPAEGNDLGQITLLPFEKFKRTVDWKFE; encoded by the coding sequence ATGAAAACTAATTTTGTAAAATATGAACGCAAAGATAATAAAGATCTTTGTGAAATTACACTTGAAAATGATGCTGGAATGGCTGTTAAAGTCCTAAATTATGGAGCTACGCTAGAAAAAGTATTACTTGATGGTGAAAATATGATTCTGTCACTTAATTCGCCAGAAGATTATTCTAAAGAGCGGAATTTTTTGGGCGGCACAGTTGGTAGAATTGCTGGTCGCGTTCGTGCTGGACAATGGAAGCATGGCAATGAAATACATCAATTGCCATTGAATGATGGTGATAATCATATTCACGGTGGTATTGGTACAGATATGCACGTGTGGGATTTTAGACCGTCTTGCGATAGTGAACATGCTAGAGTAGATCTAACTTTATTTGATCCAGATGGAAATAATGATTATCCAGGTAATTTAAAGCTACATGCTAGATATGAATTAGATAATGAGAATAATTTGCATTATCTGCTTGAAGCAGTTAGTGATAAGTTGACAATTTTTAATCCGGTTAACCACACTTACTTTAATTTGGGTGAGCGTGCTGAAGATTTGAATTTACAGATGAATGCGGATTATTATTTGCCAGTTGATGAAGCAGGCTTGCCTGATCGCGGAATGGCCGAAGTAGCTGGAACTGCTTTTGATTTTAGAAAGACTAAGCGAATTGGGGATGCACTTAATAGTGATGACTCACAGATTAAATTGCGCAATGGACTTGATCATCCATTTATTTTGAATGGTAACAACCCTGCTGCGCTATTGAGTTCTAATAAACATCGTCTTATTGTAAAAACTAATGCACCAGCGTTGGTTCTTTATGCAGGAAATCATTTTAACCATACAGGTATCGTAAATAACATTGGTCAATATGATGGAATTACTTTTGAAGCACAATGTCCACCTGCAGAAGGTAATGATTTAGGACAAATTACGCTTTTACCATTTGAAAAATTTAAGCGTACTGTTGATTGGAAATTTGAATAA
- a CDS encoding mucin-binding protein, with translation MPHKNTKSNVQKITASVASVIVSTGIVMNSSNRRVKATGKREDEIVEVESLKRADTETTKAAAVQTPKINQTKKMSHRTQKVTQMIHYVDEDERPVYDDYTASLIFEQTGILDNVTGKQTWNSNWLPKTTATFSAVEHPVVRNHHLVNPEINEVSAYDVEVTDDTFKNPLLKVHKVVYAHDIEPIKRTQVVTQTIHYRYEDGAVAHDDHVVSLIFTQSGKRDLTNGKEIWDSKWSLTQTFEALPSPVIIGYTADKPMVGPDEVTVDSKNFLDKQNREETVIYSANTITQNKKDGISEEKNVNNSVAVAPLKSAVMIGGVISILKFKRLMVIIKNKKDHK, from the coding sequence ATGCCACATAAAAATACGAAATCTAATGTACAAAAAATTACTGCTAGTGTAGCTTCTGTGATTGTAAGTACTGGAATTGTAATGAATTCAAGTAATCGTAGAGTTAAAGCAACTGGTAAACGAGAAGATGAAATTGTTGAAGTTGAAAGTTTGAAGAGAGCTGATACTGAAACGACGAAGGCTGCTGCTGTGCAAACTCCTAAAATAAACCAAACTAAAAAGATGAGTCATCGTACTCAAAAGGTTACACAGATGATTCACTATGTAGATGAAGATGAAAGACCGGTTTATGATGATTACACGGCTAGTTTAATTTTTGAACAAACAGGAATTCTGGATAATGTTACTGGTAAGCAGACATGGAATAGCAATTGGTTACCAAAGACTACGGCAACTTTTAGTGCTGTAGAACATCCCGTGGTAAGAAATCATCATTTAGTAAATCCAGAGATAAATGAAGTAAGTGCGTATGATGTTGAAGTAACGGATGATACTTTTAAAAATCCTCTTCTTAAAGTTCATAAAGTTGTATATGCACATGATATAGAACCAATTAAACGGACGCAGGTAGTAACGCAAACTATTCATTATAGATATGAAGATGGGGCGGTTGCACATGATGATCATGTTGTGTCATTAATATTTACACAGTCAGGTAAGAGGGATTTGACTAATGGTAAAGAAATTTGGGATAGTAAATGGTCGCTGACTCAAACTTTTGAAGCTTTGCCTAGCCCAGTTATTATTGGATATACAGCAGATAAGCCGATGGTTGGTCCTGATGAGGTTACGGTTGATAGTAAAAATTTCCTTGATAAACAAAATAGAGAAGAAACCGTAATTTATAGTGCGAATACTATTACGCAAAATAAGAAAGATGGGATTAGTGAAGAAAAGAATGTAAATAATTCTGTTGCTGTCGCGCCACTAAAAAGTGCTGTAATGATTGGCGGAGTAATATCTATTTTAAAATTTAAAAGATTAATGGTTATTATAAAAAACAAGAAGGATCATAAATAG
- a CDS encoding TetR/AcrR family transcriptional regulator C-terminal domain-containing protein, translating into MDIRIVNTKNRIQSGLIVAINSMPLYKIKDKDIIQKAQVSSSSYYKYYSDKSEVLRDLENSLFSEFRIALSMDSKNWGTVNHAPSKKDISRLIDSNINELINYFNKHKDMLQSLISENGDPGFKNQIVGVTTNTVKKLIVYYFHLYNQEYILKKDKLKLTLLARRYALSFLGPLFAWLEYTDEMTLKETKKLMKQMILNSPYDISTHGF; encoded by the coding sequence ATGGATATTAGAATTGTTAATACTAAAAATAGAATTCAATCAGGTTTGATAGTAGCAATAAACAGCATGCCGCTATACAAAATTAAAGATAAAGATATTATTCAAAAAGCACAGGTATCGTCATCTAGTTATTACAAATATTATTCTGATAAAAGTGAAGTGTTACGGGATTTAGAAAATTCTTTGTTTTCTGAATTTAGGATTGCATTAAGCATGGATAGTAAAAACTGGGGGACTGTAAATCATGCACCAAGTAAAAAAGACATAAGTAGATTGATTGACAGCAATATTAATGAACTAATTAATTATTTTAATAAACATAAGGATATGTTACAGTCGCTTATTTCTGAAAATGGTGATCCAGGTTTTAAAAATCAAATAGTTGGTGTAACTACCAATACTGTTAAAAAATTAATTGTTTACTATTTTCATTTGTACAATCAGGAATATATTTTGAAAAAAGATAAATTGAAGTTGACATTACTTGCTAGAAGATACGCATTATCTTTTTTAGGACCATTGTTCGCATGGTTAGAATATACAGACGAGATGACATTGAAAGAAACAAAGAAATTGATGAAACAAATGATTTTGAATTCACCATATGATATTTCGACTCATGGATTCTAA
- a CDS encoding UDP-glucose--hexose-1-phosphate uridylyltransferase — protein MKVIEKFADQVVNSGAYEPLDRVYVINKIRSLVGDHDEEENDKPAVKQLVDIAVENEKIPDDVTSKEVLNDQLYDLMTPTPSKTNNIFWQKMQNSPKKATDWFYQLCVNDDYVKEEAIAKNVVFSGTSSKGHGLEITINLSKPEKDPKAIAAAAHATGKKYPQCALCLENEGYLGGYGKNARSNLRIIRMSIAGRPWGFQYSPYAYFNEHCIFLDQEHIPMEINQQTLINLVEIEKTLPQYFVGSNADLPIVGGSMLSHEHYQGGRHTFPMMKAKIKKDVSFDAYPDVKAGIVDWPMSDLRLSSENSLDLIDLGSKIIRFWNQYSDPARDIRAFTDNTRHHTVTPIMHREGKKFILDLVLRDNNTSADYPLGIFHPHKQLWHIKKENIGLIEVMGRAILPGRLKSELEEVKKYWLGEENKIADSHKEWADRIKSEENISQENVDQVMQQALVEVFEQVLQDAGVFKNNEDGDQGWDKFISALVEKVD, from the coding sequence ATGAAAGTTATCGAAAAGTTTGCAGATCAAGTAGTTAATAGCGGTGCGTATGAACCACTTGATCGAGTATACGTAATTAATAAAATTCGCAGTTTGGTAGGTGATCATGATGAAGAAGAAAATGATAAGCCTGCAGTTAAACAATTAGTTGATATTGCTGTAGAAAATGAAAAAATCCCAGATGATGTAACTTCAAAAGAAGTGTTGAATGATCAATTATATGATCTAATGACGCCAACTCCTTCGAAGACCAATAATATTTTCTGGCAAAAAATGCAAAACTCTCCTAAAAAAGCTACCGATTGGTTCTATCAGCTCTGCGTAAACGATGATTATGTAAAAGAAGAAGCAATTGCTAAGAATGTAGTCTTTTCGGGAACTAGTTCCAAAGGTCATGGTTTAGAAATTACGATTAACTTATCTAAACCTGAAAAAGATCCTAAGGCTATTGCTGCGGCAGCTCATGCTACAGGAAAGAAGTATCCTCAATGTGCACTTTGTCTTGAAAATGAAGGCTACTTAGGTGGCTATGGCAAAAATGCCAGAAGTAATTTGAGAATTATCCGAATGAGTATTGCAGGCAGACCATGGGGCTTTCAATATTCACCATATGCTTACTTTAATGAACACTGTATCTTTTTAGATCAAGAGCATATCCCAATGGAAATTAATCAACAAACGTTGATTAATTTGGTAGAAATCGAAAAAACATTACCACAGTATTTCGTTGGCTCAAATGCAGATTTACCAATTGTTGGTGGCTCAATGCTATCGCATGAACACTATCAAGGTGGTCGTCATACATTCCCAATGATGAAGGCTAAGATTAAGAAAGACGTATCCTTTGATGCGTATCCTGACGTTAAAGCCGGAATTGTTGATTGGCCAATGAGTGATTTACGCTTAAGTAGTGAAAATTCGCTTGATTTAATTGATTTAGGTAGCAAAATTATCAGATTCTGGAATCAATACTCTGACCCCGCTCGTGATATTAGAGCATTTACTGACAATACTCGTCATCACACAGTTACTCCAATTATGCACCGTGAAGGTAAGAAATTTATTCTTGATCTTGTTTTACGTGATAACAATACAAGTGCAGATTATCCGCTTGGTATTTTCCACCCACACAAGCAATTGTGGCATATTAAAAAGGAAAATATTGGTTTAATTGAAGTAATGGGGCGGGCAATTTTGCCAGGTCGACTTAAAAGTGAGCTTGAAGAAGTAAAGAAATATTGGCTGGGTGAAGAAAATAAGATAGCCGACAGTCATAAAGAATGGGCTGACCGAATTAAGTCTGAAGAAAATATCTCTCAAGAGAATGTTGATCAAGTGATGCAACAAGCTTTGGTTGAAGTATTCGAACAAGTTTTACAAGATGCCGGTGTATTTAAGAATAATGAAGACGGTGATCAAGGCTGGGATAAATTTATTTCAGCTTTAGTTGAAAAAGTGGATTAA
- a CDS encoding galactokinase codes for MNKEELLTEYEKTFNENGQDVFFSPGRINVIGEHTDYNGGHVFPAAISLGVYGVYGPRDDTKVRLYSGDVDGDVVEFDINDTTVEKDDRFWANYFKGMITYLREKYDNINHGFNLYIKANLPSGSDLSSSAAIEMLMGIILKDEFNLDVDRIALAKMGQRTENEFVGLNSGIMDQFACIMGKKDSAIFLDCNTLEYEYKPLALGDYEIIIMATNKPHTLADSAYNDRVRECHDALEKLQQKLDVKSLGELDNDTLDEYSYLINDETELKRARHAVSENQRTLRATKAMQDGDLEKLGRLIDASHVSLHYDCEVTGDELDTLAEASWKQPGVLGARMIGGGFGGSAIAIVKKSEAENFKQNVGKIYRDKIGYDASFYDAEIVDGTKKI; via the coding sequence ATGAATAAAGAAGAACTTCTCACTGAATACGAAAAAACATTTAATGAAAACGGCCAAGACGTCTTTTTCTCACCTGGAAGAATTAATGTAATTGGTGAACATACTGACTATAATGGTGGTCATGTTTTTCCAGCTGCAATTAGCTTGGGTGTCTATGGTGTATATGGACCAAGAGATGATACGAAGGTCCGCTTATATTCTGGCGATGTTGACGGTGATGTTGTTGAGTTTGATATCAATGATACAACTGTTGAAAAAGATGACCGCTTCTGGGCAAATTACTTCAAGGGAATGATCACTTACTTACGTGAAAAGTACGACAACATCAACCACGGCTTTAACTTATATATCAAAGCTAACTTGCCATCTGGTTCTGATCTTTCGTCAAGTGCAGCTATTGAAATGCTCATGGGTATCATTCTTAAAGACGAATTTAACCTCGATGTTGATCGCATTGCATTAGCTAAAATGGGACAAAGAACTGAAAATGAATTTGTAGGCTTGAACTCAGGTATCATGGATCAATTCGCCTGCATTATGGGTAAAAAGGATAGTGCAATTTTCCTTGACTGTAATACTTTGGAATATGAATATAAGCCACTTGCCTTAGGCGATTATGAGATCATCATTATGGCCACTAACAAGCCACATACTTTAGCTGATTCCGCATATAATGATCGTGTTCGTGAATGTCATGATGCACTTGAAAAATTACAACAAAAGCTTGATGTTAAGTCATTGGGTGAACTTGATAATGATACTTTAGATGAATATTCTTATCTTATTAATGATGAAACTGAATTAAAACGCGCTCGTCATGCTGTAAGTGAAAACCAAAGAACTTTGCGTGCTACTAAGGCTATGCAAGATGGTGATTTAGAAAAACTTGGTCGCTTGATCGATGCTTCTCACGTCTCACTTCATTATGACTGCGAGGTAACTGGTGATGAACTTGACACTTTAGCTGAAGCTTCATGGAAGCAGCCAGGAGTTTTAGGCGCAAGAATGATTGGTGGTGGCTTCGGTGGTAGTGCAATCGCTATCGTAAAAAAGAGTGAAGCTGAAAACTTTAAGCAGAATGTCGGTAAAATTTATCGTGACAAGATTGGTTATGATGCTAGTTTTTATGATGCTGAAATTGTTGATGGTACTAAGAAAATCTAA
- a CDS encoding SLAP domain-containing protein: protein MKFKRLVIGTTFLIAACSGIIVSIQTANHVHAVQNTITIRSRGAKVYNKNGNAIVDARDKNIVLKEGTVAEYYGEPKYMVWRGHKKASFYNIGGNRYLLGYNVASLNDKGTLSIYRDSYIYDKTGKRVEKNTVLRKGTAINYVDKLNEKIETEKNLPKFYYYNMAIQRTHEGMLWVKYSVLSVKYHIINGKEYYKIANNKYIRATNIGYINGRQLFTTEATVTMGKATTKDGKYYARNMNGKITKTILPYKPGQKVVVDRSFQHSSKSFWRIKGTNYYIFGPDIKKFPIQALRR from the coding sequence ATGAAATTTAAGAGATTAGTTATTGGAACAACATTTTTAATAGCTGCTTGTTCAGGAATTATAGTTTCCATTCAAACTGCAAATCATGTTCATGCAGTACAAAATACAATTACTATTCGTTCACGTGGTGCAAAAGTATATAACAAAAATGGAAATGCAATAGTTGATGCTAGAGATAAAAATATAGTTCTAAAAGAGGGAACAGTTGCTGAATATTATGGTGAACCCAAATACATGGTCTGGCGTGGTCATAAAAAAGCATCGTTTTATAATATTGGTGGTAATCGTTATCTCTTAGGCTATAATGTTGCTTCGCTTAATGATAAAGGAACGTTGAGTATATATCGTGATTCGTATATTTATGATAAGACTGGTAAAAGAGTTGAAAAAAATACTGTACTTAGAAAAGGCACAGCAATTAATTATGTAGATAAATTAAACGAAAAAATCGAAACAGAAAAGAATTTACCTAAGTTTTATTACTATAATATGGCGATTCAACGTACGCATGAAGGTATGTTATGGGTAAAATATAGTGTATTGTCGGTAAAATATCATATTATTAATGGAAAAGAATATTATAAAATTGCAAATAATAAATATATTAGAGCAACTAATATCGGTTACATAAACGGTAGGCAGTTATTTACAACTGAAGCTACAGTTACAATGGGAAAAGCAACGACTAAAGATGGAAAATACTATGCTAGAAATATGAATGGGAAAATTACTAAAACTATTTTGCCTTATAAGCCGGGACAAAAAGTGGTTGTAGATAGGTCTTTCCAACATTCTTCTAAATCGTTTTGGAGAATAAAGGGAACAAATTATTATATTTTTGGACCAGACATTAAAAAGTTCCCAATACAGGCATTACGCCGGTAG
- a CDS encoding PTS sugar transporter subunit IIA yields the protein MANGHKTSGKQIISYASFCLGNLGHAAFYGVMSTYFIIFITSGMFSGLEQSVADKLIGLITGLMVLIRIVELVIDPILGNIVDNTKTKWGKFKPWIFIGTMVSAVLLLILFTGIFGLAQSNWILFAILFVIIYIGFDVFYSLSDVSYWGMVPALSEDSHERGIYTSLGAFSGAIGWNGLAIIVVPLVTGVTYAVTGKNEEGAPGWLAFAAVISALAIICAIIVCFGTKEKHNLIRNSAKQKTTLRQVFSAIFHNDQILWPSLAYLVFSLANTITNGVLFYLYKFVIGKPGEFWVVGLIATIIGFCVSPMFPILNKYIPRKWLFIAGQTCMICAYLLFIFCRDNVVLMDLGLILFNINFAQLVTVLTLTDAIEYGQLKSGQRNEAVVLAVRPMVDKFTGAVSNALVGYVAIAAGMTGTATAADMTAHDISTFNTMALYIPLVLAAISIVVFMTKVNLSEKKHAQVVEELKDKLAEGKLEKADTEAARPKEVTIYAPADGKLMNMSSVIDEDGRPFPGKGFAIKPSTGKIYAPFDGEIKFTFGTKHAFEIISNDGLQVIVHVGLGTVNLRGQGFETYYDDGQHVKKGDLLLEFDRDLALNNGYKDTIVTFYTQPRRIQETSEIQAGTTVEHGEKVVEVKFR from the coding sequence AATGTTTAGTGGATTAGAGCAATCGGTAGCTGACAAACTAATCGGTCTAATCACCGGATTAATGGTTTTAATAAGAATCGTAGAACTAGTAATTGATCCAATTTTAGGCAATATTGTTGATAATACAAAAACAAAATGGGGTAAATTTAAACCATGGATATTCATTGGAACCATGGTTAGTGCAGTATTATTATTAATCTTGTTTACTGGGATTTTCGGTTTAGCACAAAGTAATTGGATTCTTTTTGCAATCCTTTTCGTAATTATCTATATTGGATTTGATGTCTTCTATTCATTATCTGATGTTTCATATTGGGGGATGGTACCGGCTTTAAGTGAAGATTCACATGAGCGTGGTATTTATACTTCTCTAGGTGCTTTTTCAGGTGCTATTGGCTGGAATGGATTAGCAATTATCGTAGTTCCTTTAGTAACTGGAGTTACTTATGCAGTGACTGGTAAAAATGAAGAGGGAGCTCCTGGCTGGCTCGCTTTTGCGGCCGTAATTTCAGCTTTGGCGATTATTTGTGCCATCATTGTATGTTTCGGTACTAAAGAAAAGCATAACTTAATTAGAAATTCGGCTAAGCAAAAAACTACTTTACGTCAAGTTTTCAGTGCTATTTTTCATAATGATCAAATACTTTGGCCAAGTCTAGCTTACTTAGTATTTTCACTTGCCAATACAATTACCAACGGTGTTTTATTCTATCTATATAAATTCGTAATTGGTAAACCAGGAGAATTCTGGGTAGTAGGGCTTATAGCTACTATTATTGGATTTTGCGTTAGTCCAATGTTTCCAATTTTAAACAAATATATTCCAAGAAAATGGCTATTCATTGCAGGTCAAACTTGTATGATTTGTGCATATCTTTTATTCATTTTCTGTCGTGATAATGTTGTATTGATGGACTTAGGTTTGATCCTGTTCAACATTAACTTTGCACAATTAGTTACTGTTTTGACTTTAACTGATGCCATTGAATATGGCCAACTTAAGAGTGGTCAAAGAAATGAAGCCGTTGTTTTGGCTGTCCGTCCGATGGTTGATAAATTTACTGGCGCTGTTTCTAACGCTTTGGTTGGTTATGTAGCTATTGCTGCAGGAATGACGGGAACGGCTACAGCTGCGGATATGACTGCACATGATATTAGCACTTTTAATACTATGGCTTTATATATTCCATTAGTTTTAGCTGCAATTTCAATTGTGGTATTCATGACTAAAGTAAACTTGAGTGAAAAGAAACACGCACAGGTTGTTGAAGAATTAAAGGATAAACTTGCTGAAGGAAAGCTTGAAAAAGCCGATACGGAAGCAGCTCGTCCGAAAGAAGTAACAATCTATGCTCCAGCAGATGGTAAATTAATGAATATGTCTTCGGTAATTGATGAGGACGGTCGTCCTTTTCCAGGTAAGGGATTTGCAATTAAGCCAAGTACAGGTAAAATTTATGCACCATTTGATGGTGAGATTAAATTTACTTTTGGTACAAAGCATGCATTTGAAATTATTTCAAATGATGGCTTACAAGTAATCGTTCATGTTGGTCTGGGAACAGTTAACTTGCGTGGACAAGGATTTGAAACTTATTATGACGATGGGCAACACGTTAAGAAGGGTGACTTGTTACTAGAATTTGATCGAGACTTAGCACTGAATAATGGATATAAAGACACAATAGTTACGTTCTATACGCAGCCTCGTCGAATTCAGGAGACTAGTGAAATTCAAGCCGGTACAACTGTTGAGCACGGTGAAAAAGTTGTAGAAGTTAAATTTAGATAG
- a CDS encoding DUF4160 domain-containing protein — protein sequence MPNYFKFKDYLLYFYAGDGIEPIHVHVAEKRPSKSSAKFWLLRDGTCELAYNRADIPNKDLKKIEQFIELNFNIFCDKWKDFFQLSSIDFLNNKSNN from the coding sequence GTGCCTAATTACTTTAAATTTAAAGATTATTTATTATATTTTTATGCGGGGGATGGTATTGAACCAATTCATGTTCATGTAGCCGAAAAAAGGCCGAGCAAATCTTCAGCAAAGTTTTGGTTACTAAGGGATGGAACATGTGAGTTAGCTTATAATAGAGCAGATATTCCTAATAAAGATTTAAAAAAGATTGAACAATTTATAGAGCTTAATTTTAATATTTTTTGTGACAAGTGGAAAGATTTTTTCCAACTTTCTAGCATTGACTTCTTAAATAATAAAAGTAATAACTAA